The Treponema succinifaciens DSM 2489 region AAAAAGCGCGAGTCCGAAAAAAGAAAAATTCAAAAGGAGGCAGACAAACTTGAAGCCATGATTCTTGAGTCGGAAGAAAAAAAATCCGAACTTGAAAATCAGCTTTCTTTGCCAGAAGTTTATTCAAATGGCGAAACTGCAAAATCTGTTCAGGCTCAAATTTCAAAAATCGCTTCGGAGCTTGAAGAGCTTAATGCTCAGTGGCTTTGCGCTGCGGAAAAACTTGAGGCGTTTTCGTGATGAAAACTTTGTGCAATTTGTTGCGCATTTTTTTTTATATAAATTGAAAAATTACATTTATTGGATTATTATATTCTCAGTTTAATCCAAGGCGGAGGAGCGAATGAAAGTTTTAGTTATTGGTGGCGCTGGATATATCGGAAGCCACGTTGTAAAAGAACTCATGGCGAAAAATCATGAAGTTACGGTTTTTGACAATCTTTCAAGCGGACTTATCCAGAATCTTTTTAAGAAGAATGAATTTATTGCAGGCGATATTCTTCATCCGGAAGATTTGGACAAAGCATTTGCACGCGGATTTGATGCTTTTATTCATCTTGCTGCGTTTAAGGCTGCCGGCGAGTCTATGATTTTTCCGGAAAAATATTCAATAAACAACATAAACGGAACTTTGAATATTTTGAATGCTGCTGTTGCGCACAACTGCCTTAACATGGTTTTCTCTTCAAGCGCAGCGACTTTTGGCGAGCCTCAGTATCTTCCTATTGATGAAAATCATCCTAAGAATCCTGAAAATTACTACGGATTTACAAAGCTTAAAATTGAAGAGTTCATGGGCTGGTACGATAAGCTTAAGAATCTGAAATTTGCTGCTCTTAGATATTTTAATGCGGCAGGATATGATCCTGAAGGCGTTATTTACGGACTTGAAAGAAATCCTGCAAACCTTCTTCCTGTGATGATGGAAGTTGCCTGCGGAAAGCGCGGCAAGCTTAAAGTTTTTGGAAGCGACTATGATACACGCGACGGAACTTGCATCCGTGATTATATTCATGTAACGGATTTGGCTTCTGCTCACGTTCTTGCTTTGGAATACATTGCAAAGAACAAAAAGAGCCTTACGCTCAACCTTGGAACAGGAAAGGGAATTACTGTTACAGAAATGCTTGAAGCTACTCGCCGCATAACGGGAAAAGAAATTCCTGCTGAATATGTTGGCAGACGCGCGGGAGATCCGGCTCAACTTACAGCTTCTTCTAAACTTGCAAAAGAAGTGCTTGGATGGGAGCCAAAATATAGTGATGTTGATACTTTGATAAAGTCAACTTATGATGCTTACTTAAAGTACTACAGTGAAAATTAGTTTTTCAAAAAGCCGTCTGTTGAAACAGGCGGCTTTTTTGTTTTATAATTTTCCAAAAATATTCTAGGACACAAAAATGAATGTTGATTTTGAAAAGATAAAAAATTACATAGAAAATAACACTTGCAGCATGGTGGAGCTTGAAAAACTTTTGACTTCTATTCCTGCTCTTGCTCCTGAAAACGGCGGTGAGGGCGAAGAAAAAAAATGCGCGGCGCTTGAGAAGTGGCTTTTGTCAAACGGAATAAAAAATCTTAAGCATTATGATGCTCCAGACTCAAGAGTTCCTGCTGGATTCCGTCCGAATTTAGTCGCTGAAATTCCGGGTGAGAAAAATGATTTTTGCATTTGGGTTTGCGCGCATCTTGATGTTGTTCCTGTTGGCGAGCTTTCTATGTGGAATACAAATCCGTGGCAGGCTGTTGAAAAAGACGGAAAAATATTTGGCAGAGGAGTTGAGGACAATCAGCAGGGGCTTTGCAGCGGAGTTCTTGCGGCGTTGAGTTTTGTAAGGCAAAATATTGTTCCTGCTCATACTCTCAAGCTTCTGTTTATGGCTGATGAGGAAGTCGGCTCAAAGTATGGAATGAATTTTCTTATAGAAAACCACAAGAATATTTTTGGAGCAGATGATAGAATTCTTATTCCAGACGGCGGAGATCCTTTAGGACAGACAATCGAAGTTGCGGAAAAAAGTATTCTTTGGCTCAAGTTCCATATAATCGGAAAACAGGCGCATGGTTCTCGTCCTGATCAAGGCTGCAATGCAAAACTTGCTTCAAGCTATCTTGCTTTAAAGGTTCATGAACTTGAAAAACTTTTTAATGCGCATGACAAAATGTTTGAGCCTTCGCGTTCAACTTTTGAGCCGACGATGCAGTACCAGAATGTTTCCGGCGTGAATATAATTCCGGGCGATGATGTTTTCTGTGCAGACTGTCGTATTCTTCCGCAGTATTCACTTGACCAAGTACGCGCTGAAGTGAATAAAGTTATTCGGGAGACTGAAGAAAGTTACGGCGTAAAAATTCAAGTTGAAGAGCTTCAGGCGGAACAGTCAAAAGCAACATCTGTAGAATCCCATGTTGCAAAAGAACTTTTTGAAGCTATAAAAAATGTCCACGGAGTTGAACCTCGCTTTGTTGGCATTGGAGGCGGAACAGTTGCTTCTGGACTTCGAAATGCCGGAATTGACGCTGTTGTCTGGTCAACTATGGATGAACTTGCGCATCAGCCAAACGAATATGCAATCGTAAAAAATATCGCAAAGGATGCTCTTACAATTGCATATATGGTATGCAGGTGATTTTAAATTTCTTTTATCAAGTGAATTGCTGTCGCGGTATGTCCAGAATTTCCAAGCCGTGAAGAAAGTTCTGTAAAGCCGTTTTTCTTGTACATTGAAACTGCGCTTGAAAACTGCGGGAACGATTCAATGTAAAGTTTTTTGTAGCCTGCAAGTCTTGCGCATTCTTCGGCAAGGCTGAAAAGCTTTGTTCTGATTTTCATTCCGCGTGAATCCGGGCAAAGGTAAAATTTTACAATTTCAGCGCAATCCGCCGGAAGTCCTTCAGTTGGAAAATATCCGCAGCCGCCAAGAATTTTTCCGTTCTGTTCCGCAACAAAATATTCTGATTTTTTATTTTCGCTGAATGTTTCAAAAAGAAAATCTGTTGCCTTGTCTGAATAAACGGAATTTTCTTTTGGTGCTCCGAACTCTTCAAATATTGCGCGGATTATAGAAGACAGCTGCCCGTTGTCTTTTTTCTGAATCGGTCTGATTATTATCGCTTCTGAAATTTTTCCTTGTGCAGAAGCATTTTGACTTCTTTTTTTATTCTGTGGGAACCGTTCTTTTTGAACTCGTTTTCTCTGCTCTTTAAGTTCCCTTATGCTCCAAAGACACGCGCCTCCTATAAGTGCGCACAAAACCGAAACAATTCCGCTTGTAAAAATAGAAACTGCGCAAAATAAAATTCCTGCCGTAAGAAAAACCGGACAGATTTTTTCAGAAAAATAATATTCGCCTTTTATAACAATCGGATGAAAAATTCCAATTACAAAAAATGATGCAAACGCAATGATTATTCCGTAAAAATTCAACATACACTTATTTTATTTAATAGATGCGTAAATGTAAAACATTAAAATTTTACAAAAGCTCTTGATGAATCCCGGGTAAGATAGAGATTGCTCTTTGTTGAGCGGCATTGCTATTAATTCTTGGAGGAATTGTTATGAAGAAGTTTTTAAGAATTTCAATTTGTGTGTTTATCACGTTGTCTATGTTCTGTGGATGCAAGGCTGATGGTGCTCTTGATGATGAAAAATTGTCTGACTTGGTAAATTCTGAAAATGGTAGTAATGAAGAAAAAACAGGAATAAATTGCCTTTCAGTATACAACTCGCCAAGCGGAAATGGAATTCAGCTTATGTTTTCAAATTTGCCGGACGGATGTAATGGCGCGGATATTATGTATAAATCGGAAAATGATGAATATTGGAAGACAACAGCTTGGATTGATTTAAGTGGCAATAACAGACTTGTTTATTTTCCTTTTGTTGATGAAGGAAAAATATACAGTTTCTATGCGAATCTTAATCATAATGAAACTGGAAAAGAATCTGTGCGCCTTGGGTATTCATCTGTTGTTGAAATTGTGGCTAAGGCTGAAAATTTGCTTGGTGAAATAAAAATATTAAGCAATCCTTATATTGAAAAAAAATATGAAAACGGAATTCTTAGCTTTGATAAAATTTCAGTCAAAAATCCAGATTGTCTGGGTGATGTTATTTGTGAAGTTTTTGATGGAAGATGGGGCTGGCAGGGAGAGTATAAAGGCGAATTTGCAGATGATTCTGTTTCTTTTGATTTTTCTGATGCGAATTTGAGATTTTTTGACAATCGAGACTTTTCCTATGATAAAAATGGAAGATATAATTTCAATGTATATTTTTTTGATAAATCAAGGCGGCGAAACGGTACGTTTGTTTTTTTACCACACAGTTTATAATTCTGAACCAGGATATGGAAAAAAAGGTGCAAATGATTATTATACCTATAAGTAATCTCTATAAAAAAACAAAAAAAATATAAAAAAAAGCGGTTTCAAGGTGTTGACACATCCGTGTGATATGCGGTATATTAATGTCCACCTGCGGCGGCAAGCCGCAAGCTTTTTGAAAGGCATTTATCAGGGATGGACAGCAAAAGCAAGAAACGCTTGTAGGAGAGCAGTTTTGTCGGTGTGTGTTATAGGCGGTCAGATTCGAGAAGATGAGAGGGCCTTTTGAGGCTCTGCGTGTTTATGGAGATCTCCGGTCCCCTCGGGGGCCGAGGAAATAGGCATGGAGAGTTCGATCCTGGCTCAGAACGAACGCTGGCGGCGCGTCTTAAGCATGCAAGTCGGGCGGGATTCACGCGCTTGCGCGTGGTGAGAGCGGCGGACTGGCGAGTAACACGTGGGCGACGCGCCCTCCGGACGGGAATAGCCTGCAGAAATGCAGGGTAATGCCGGATGCGAACGCACGGGCTGGAGCCGTGCGTGGAAAGCCCCCACGGGGGCGCCGGAGGAGCGGCCCGCGGCCCATCAGCTGGTAGGCGGTGCAAGGGACCACCTAGGCTACGACGGGTACCCGGCCTCAGAGGGCGGACGGGCGCATTGGGACTGAGATACGGCCCAGACTCCTACGGGAGGCAGCAGCTAAGAATATTCCGCAATGGGGGGAACCCTGACGGAGCGACGCCGCGTGGGCGAGGAAGGCCGGAAGGTTGTAAAGCCCTTTTGCGCGCGAGGAATAAGGGGAGGAGGGAATGCCTTCCCGGTGACTGTAGCGCGCGAATAAGCGCCGGCTAATTACGTGCCAGCAGCCGCGGTAACACGTAAGGCGCGAGCGTTGTTCGGAATCATTGGGCGTAAAGGGCGTGTAGGCGGCCCTGCAAGCCTGGCGTGAAATCCCGGGGCCCAACCCCGGAACCGCGCTGGGAACTGCTGGGCTTGAGCCGCTGTGGCGCAGCCGGAATTCCAGGTGTAGGGGTGAAATCTGTAGATATCTGGAAGAACACCGATGGCGAAGGCAGGCTGCGAGCGGACGGCTGACGCTGAGGCGCGAAGGCGCGGGGAGCGAACAGGATTAGATACCCTGGTAGTCCGCGCAGTAAACGATGCACACTGGGTGTCCGGGCATGAGCCCGGGTGCCGAAGCGAACGCGTTAAGTGTGCCGCCTGGGGAGTATGCCCGCAAGGGTGAAACTCAAAGGAATTGACGGGGGCCCGCACAAGCGGTGGAGCATGTGGTTTAATTCGATGGTACGCGAGGAACCTTACCTGGGCTTGACATACACAGGGATTGCCTGGAGACAGGCAAGCGCAGCAATGCGCCTGTGAACAGGTGCTGCATGGCTGTCGTCAGCTCGTGCCGTGAGGTGTTGGGTTAAGTCCCGCAACGAGCGCAACCCCTGCCGCCAGTTGCCAGCATGTAGAGATGGGCACTCTGGCGGAACTGCCGGCGACAAGCCGGAGGAAGGCGGGGACGACGTCAAGTCATCATGGCCCTTATGTCCAGGGCTACACACGTGCTACAATGGCAGGCACAGAGTGAAGCGAGGCCGCGAGGCGGAGCGAAACGCAGAAAACCTGCCGTAGTCCGGATCGGAGTCTGAAACCCGACTCCGTGAAGCTGGAATCGCTAGTAATCGCGCATCAGCACGGCGCGGTGAATACGTTCCCGGGCCTTGTACACACCGCCCGTCACACCATCCGAGTCGGGGATGCCCGAAGCGGGCAGGCCAACCGAAAGGGGGCCGCTCTCGAAGGTATGCCCGGCGAGGGGGGTGAAGTCGTAACAAGGTAGTCGTACCGGAAGGTGCGGCTGGATCACCTCCTTTCTAAGAGAAGGGGAGCGGCAAGTGTGCGCCGCAAGAAGGGCGTTTCTTCTTGACGCTTCTGCTGTCTGTTCCTTGTGCCTGGGGATTTAGCTCAGTTGGCTAGAGCATCGGCTTTGCAAGCCGAGGGTCAGGGGTTCAAGTCCCCTAATCTCCAGTAACGAAGAAAGCTGTTTGAAACTGATAGGGAAGGAAGACGAGACGAGAAGGTAAGAAAGAGGAAGAGGCAATATGGCCAAGCGAGAACAGGTCCATGGCGGATGCCTTGGGGCCGCAAGGCGATGAAGGCCGCGGCAAGCTGCGAAAAGCCCGGGGGAGGAGCACACATCCTGTGATCCCGGGGTAGCCGAATGGGGCAACCCGCGCGCCGGGAGGCGCGCACCGCGCGGGCGAATGAAATAGCCCGGCGGAGCCACACCGCGTGAAGTGAACCATCTAAGTAACGCGGGAGAAGAAATCAACAGAGATTCCCTGAGTAGTGGCGAGCGGAAGGGGAGGAGCCCAAACCGCCTAGAGCGGGGTTGTAGGGCCGCATGGGGATGACCCGCGGAGGGGAACGAATCGGGACGCGCAGCGGAAGGAGCCGGAGAGCTCCGCCGGAGAGGGTGACAGCCCCGTACGCGCAACGCGCCCCGCCTCCGTGATGCGGTGCCTGAGTAGGGCGGGGCACGAGGAACCCTGCCTGAATCCGGGTCGACCACGATCCAAGGCTGAATACTCTGCGGCCACCGATAGCGAAGAAGTACCGTGAGGGAAAGGCGAAAAGAACCCCGGCGAGGGGAGTGAAAGAGAACCTGAAACCATGGACCGCCAAGATGCCGCGGGCACAGGAGCTTGCGGCGTGTCTTTTGTAGAATAAGCCTGCGAGTCGCGGTGCGCGGCGAGGCCAAGGGATTGCAGTCCCGGAGCCGGAGGGAAACCGAGTCCGAACAGGGCGGAGAAAGTCGCGCGTCGCGGACCCGAAGCCAATGTGATCTTACCATGGGCAGGGTGAAGCAGGGGTGAGACCCTGTGGAGGCCCGCACGGTAATCTGTTAAAAAAGGTAGCGATGACCTGTGGTAAGGAGTGAAAGGCTAAACAAACATGGAGATAGCTGGCTCTCCCCGAAATGCCTTTAGGGACAGCCTCGCGCAGGGACGCCGGAGGTAGAGCTCTGGACGGGAGAGGGGGAGTCAAATCCTACCGGTTCCGACCAAACTGCGAATGCCGGCGCCTGTCGCGCGGGAGTGAGACTGCGAGCGACAAGGTCCGTAGTCGAGAGGGAAACAGCCCGGACCGCCGGCCAAGGCCCCAAAGCCATGCTGAGTGTGAAATGAGGTGCGGATGCGCAGACAGCCAGGAGGTTGGCTCAGAAGCAGCCATTCCTTGAAAGAGTGCGTAACAGCTCACTGGTCGAGCATCCGCGCGCAGACAATGTAGCGGGGCTAAGCATGGCGCCGAAGCCGCGGATTCGCGCCTTATGGCGCGACTGGTAGGGGAGCATTCCGCTGACCCATGAAGGCGCGCCCGCGAGGGGCGCTGGAGGAGGCGGAAGAGAGAATGCAGGCATAAGTAACGAAAAGACGGGTGCGATCCCCGTCCGCCGGAAGCCCGAGGTTTCCAGGGTAAAGGCAATCTGCCCTGGGTAAGCCGGCCCCTAAGGCGAGGGCGAAAGACCGTAGCCGATGGGAAATACGGTCCATAGTCCGATGCTTCCCCATGTTTCGAGGGCAGGACGCATGAGGCGAGGCCAGGCCGGAGAACGGTAGTTCCGGCCGGAGCGGCGAGGCGTCGAGGGCGGCAGGCAAATCCACCGCCCGAGCCGAGCCGTGAGCGAGCGGAGAGAAAGTCGAAGCGAAGCTGGCGCAGCCATGGTGCCGGGAAATACTGTCTAAGGCCAGGCATGGGGGAACCGTACCGCAAACCGACACAGGTGGGCAGGATGAGAAATCCGAGGCGCACGAGCGACCTCGCGTTAAGGAACTCGGCAAAATGCGCACGTAACTTCGGGAGAAGTGCGGCTCATGTTAGAGATGATAATGAGCGGCAGAAAGCAGGCCCAGGCGACTGTTTATCAAAAACACAGCCATCTGCGAACCAGCGATGGGACGTATAGGTGGTGACACCTGCCCGGTGCCGGAAGGTTAAGGGGAGCGGTCAGCCGCAAGGCGAAGCTGCGAACCGAAGCCCCGGTAAACGGCGGCCGTAACTATAACGGTCCTAAGGTAGCGAAATTCCTTGTCGGGTAAGTTCCGACCCGCATGAATGGTGTAACGATTCTGGGCGCTGTCTCAACGCGAGACTCGGTGAAATTTATGTTCCGGTAAAGAAGCCGGATACCCGCAATTAGACGGAAAGACCCCGTGAACCTTCACCGCAGCTTAGCGCTGGGACCCTATTCGGCATGTGTAGGATAGCTGGGAGCCTGCGAGGCGTGGCCGTCAGGCTGCGCGGAGGCGCCGGTGAAATACCAGCCCTGCCGGATGGGGTTTCTAACCCGGCCCCTTGAGCGGGGGCGGGGACAGGGCTAGGCGGGCGGTTTGACTGGGGCGGTCGCCTCCCAAACAGTAACGGAGGCGCGCGAAGGTCCCCTCACTCCGGTTGGGAATCGGAGCGCGAGTGTAAAGGCACAAGGGGGCTTGACTGCGAGGCAGACATGCCGGGCAGGTGCGAAAGCAGGTCTTAGTGATCTGGCGGTTCCGAGTGGAAGGGCCGTCACTTAACGGACAAAAGGTACTCCGGGGATAACAGGCTGATTTTCCCCAAGAGTTCACATCGACGGGAAAGTTTGGCACCTCGATGTCGGCTCATCGCATCCTGGGGCTGGAGCAGGTCCCAAGGGTTTGGCTGTTCGCCAATCAAAGCGGTACGTGAGCTGGGTTCAGAACGTCGCGAGACAGTTCGGTCCCTATCTGTTGCGGGCGTTGGACGCCTGAGTGGGGCTGCCTTTAGTACGAGAGGACCGAGGCGGACAGACCTCTGGCGTGCCGGTTATCCTGCCAAGGGTAGGCGCCGGGTAGCTAAGTCTGGAAGGGATAACCGCTGAAAGCATCTAAGCGGGAAGCCCGCCACGAGACTAGGCGTCCCTAGGGACGTGATCCCCCTGAAGGCCCCCGGGAGAATACCGGGTCGATAGGCCGCAGGTGCAGGCGCGGCGACGCGCACAGCCGAGCGGTACTAATAGGCCGTGAGGCTTGGCCATATTACCGTTTCCTCTGGACACCGCGTCCGTTTTCCTTTGTCTATACGCCGGCCGCCATGGCGGGGAGGACATGCCCGTTCCCATCCCGAACACGGAAGCCAAGCTCCCCTGCGCCGATGATACTGCCCATGGCGGGAAAGTAGGTAGCGGCCGGCTTTTATCTTATACATGCTTTCATGAGGCTGTTTTTTAAGTTGTCAAAACTTCTTAAAAGACAGCTTTTTTTTTGCAGTTTTTATCGTCTTGTTTTTTTCTTTAGGCATTCATTAATCGGTTCAGATGACGGATATTTTGGCGCACGGATATAAGAAACGCTTGTATTTCCATTTGATATGTTGATTTACTTTGTTAAATATGTATAATTTCAATATGACAAAAGAATTTTCAAATTGGACTGATTATGACCATTGGCTTATTGCAGATTATGGAATGATGGTTATAAGCGGCAAAGAAAGAATGGCTACAAATTACGATAAATATTTCATAAATAAAATTGAAGAGATTGATGGAAAGATTGTTGTTGAATATGAGGAAGCCAATACACCAAGATAATTTTTTTTGTTACTTAGCTTACAATATTTTTTATAGTTTCAAAATCAATTTCTTCAACGGCCTCTTTTAAGTTTTCGAATTTTAATTTTAAACTTTCTGGAAGTTTTATATTTGAAAGAATATTTATTTCGTCTTCAATTGATGCAAGGTCACATTCTTCTGCGAATTCTTTTATTTTCATCACTATGTGTGAAAGCTCGTCTTTTGAAACTACTGGAAGTTCTTCTTCATTTTCAATATGCTTGTTGAACCGCGTATTCAGTT contains the following coding sequences:
- the galE gene encoding UDP-glucose 4-epimerase GalE translates to MKVLVIGGAGYIGSHVVKELMAKNHEVTVFDNLSSGLIQNLFKKNEFIAGDILHPEDLDKAFARGFDAFIHLAAFKAAGESMIFPEKYSINNINGTLNILNAAVAHNCLNMVFSSSAATFGEPQYLPIDENHPKNPENYYGFTKLKIEEFMGWYDKLKNLKFAALRYFNAAGYDPEGVIYGLERNPANLLPVMMEVACGKRGKLKVFGSDYDTRDGTCIRDYIHVTDLASAHVLALEYIAKNKKSLTLNLGTGKGITVTEMLEATRRITGKEIPAEYVGRRAGDPAQLTASSKLAKEVLGWEPKYSDVDTLIKSTYDAYLKYYSEN
- a CDS encoding DUF4491 family protein, which codes for MLNFYGIIIAFASFFVIGIFHPIVIKGEYYFSEKICPVFLTAGILFCAVSIFTSGIVSVLCALIGGACLWSIRELKEQRKRVQKERFPQNKKRSQNASAQGKISEAIIIRPIQKKDNGQLSSIIRAIFEEFGAPKENSVYSDKATDFLFETFSENKKSEYFVAEQNGKILGGCGYFPTEGLPADCAEIVKFYLCPDSRGMKIRTKLFSLAEECARLAGYKKLYIESFPQFSSAVSMYKKNGFTELSSRLGNSGHTATAIHLIKEI
- a CDS encoding M20 family metallo-hydrolase, with protein sequence MNVDFEKIKNYIENNTCSMVELEKLLTSIPALAPENGGEGEEKKCAALEKWLLSNGIKNLKHYDAPDSRVPAGFRPNLVAEIPGEKNDFCIWVCAHLDVVPVGELSMWNTNPWQAVEKDGKIFGRGVEDNQQGLCSGVLAALSFVRQNIVPAHTLKLLFMADEEVGSKYGMNFLIENHKNIFGADDRILIPDGGDPLGQTIEVAEKSILWLKFHIIGKQAHGSRPDQGCNAKLASSYLALKVHELEKLFNAHDKMFEPSRSTFEPTMQYQNVSGVNIIPGDDVFCADCRILPQYSLDQVRAEVNKVIRETEESYGVKIQVEELQAEQSKATSVESHVAKELFEAIKNVHGVEPRFVGIGGGTVASGLRNAGIDAVVWSTMDELAHQPNEYAIVKNIAKDALTIAYMVCR